One genomic window of Etheostoma spectabile isolate EspeVRDwgs_2016 chromosome 7, UIUC_Espe_1.0, whole genome shotgun sequence includes the following:
- the troap gene encoding uncharacterized protein troap: protein MDSSPVLRQQSQNKIRNDFMRTKNDYNKMPAHPKPSEGLSAPHLSNQNIENQEPGNSELGRKAPVRPGVSRLPVLAKSLCLPTSSDFTKSHYRWEEKPLAGKTKKKKPSTRPVPFNLSQPKSSRMATEDQQPLTSLQSRTGTRAVQPENNVCNARLKTQNIRPKPPKHPAMLNHKMDSIKRTGTSIGKATGSTSQLSGQAGPSDTLRTLATLSNPLSSIKNNAIHQTRVAFSAQPTVGTEACLDNMSLLSLKDPAKMPHANQNLQLTTQGNFSKSATDKGENFQSDHAAMLSILRNEGISAAGLRSANSPSRPYNFLPQRVSVMKSRQKAGPTTGSMKSMQFSPDHAALQSILQNEGVKGRGPVGSPPRSSVCQSGRGTSIYTAQRVPVRKNRAEATGGPAAVEENWTPQRVRNTRHQPMSAMKCYLSTQQSGYTGTPRLRSSKANLQPHQEEIVQRLFADQEDEQSTNVSDKDPETRAGQLPVQATTTKSHSEEKAEASRVSSEEEEEVKEEQSIVGGQPFFQATQRESVIFFSTGKTLLKAPRFEKRHEPHGPVLPGHKETSSVSVPVCQTNPSVHSLHRDVIVQKTCVPSLAVAMLRKRLLCLEELRMDEEVASYTSGSVPAAPRYLPLQPRCGNPLASILHSEESFTFVPIGFNLSFGPSTPHSSPLQER from the exons ATGGACTCCTCTCCAGTCCTTCGTCAgcaaagtcaaaacaaaatccGCAACGACTTCATGAG AACAAAGAATGACTATAACAAAATGCCAGCGCACCCAAAGCCTTCTGAAGGCCTTTCTGCACCTCACCTTTCCAACCAGAATATTGAAAACCAGGAGCCAGGAAACTCTGAATTGGGTAGGAAGGCACCTGTGCGGCCAGGTGTTAGTAGGCTTCCAGTGCTTGCAAAGTCTCTTTGTCTTCCGACTTCGTCTGACTTCACTAAATCTCACTATAGGTGGGAGGAGAAACCTCTGGCT GGGAAAACTAAGAAGAAAAAGCCAAGCACCAGGCCTGTACCTTTCAACCTGTCCCAGCCCAAGAGCTCAAGAATGGCAACTGAAGATCAACAGCCCCTCACTTCTTTACAGTCAAGGACTGGCACTCGTGCTGTCCAACCTGAAAACAATGTATGCAATGCTCGTCTAAAAACCCAAAACATAAGACCGAAACCTCCTAAACATCCAGCTATGTTAAACCACAAAATGGACTCAATTAAACGTACAGGGACGTCTATTGGAAAGGCAACAGGAAGTACGTCCCAGCTATCAGGACAGGCTGGGCCTTCCGACACATTGAGGACTTTAGCCACTTTGTCCAATCCTTTATCATCCATTAAAAATAATGCTATTCATCAGACCCGCGTTGCTTTTTCTGCACAGCCTACTGTTGGTACAGAAGCCTGTTTGGATAACATGAGCCTGCTCAGTCTCAAAGATCCAGCCAAGATGCCCCATGCTAACCAAAACTTGCAGCTGACTACGCAGGGCAATTTTTCCAAAAGTGCAACCG ACAAAGGGGAGAACTTCCAGTCTGATCATGCGGCAATGCTCAGTATCCTCCGGAATGAAGGAATAAGTGCCGCAGGTCTGAGATCTGCAAATTCACCCTCCAGACCCTATAACTTTCTG CCCCAGCGAGTGTCTGTCATGAAGAGTCGACAAAAAGCTGGACCCACTACCG GATCAATGAAGTCAATGCAGTTCTCCCCAGACCACGCTGCACTGCAAAGTATCCTGCAGAACGAGGGAGTGAAGGGTCGAGGGCCCGTGGGGTCCCCACCCCGAAGCTCTGTCTGTCAATCTGGCAGAGGCACTTCAATTTACACA GCTCAGAGAGTGCCGGTTCGAAAAAATCGTGCAGAGGCTACTGGAGGACCAGCAG CAGTCGAAGAGAACTGGACTCCACAGAGGGTCCGCAACACCAGGCATCAGCCCATGTCTGCTATG AAATGTTATCTGTCGACACAACAGTCAGGGTACACCGGCACCCCCAGGCTGCGGAGCAGCAAAGCCAACCTTCAGCCGCACCAGGAG GAGATTGTCCAGAGATTATTTGCTGATCAAGAGGACGAGCAAAGCACAAATGTGTCTGACAAAGATCCTGAGACACGAGCAGGGCAGCTCCCAGTTCAAGCCACAACT ACTAAATCCCACAGTGAAGAAAAGGCAGAGGCGAGCAGGGTCagcagtgaggaggaggaggaggtaaaGGAGGAGCAGAGCATTGTGGGAGGACAGCCGTTCTTCCAAGCAACGCAAAGGGagtctgtcatttttttttcaacgggCAAAACCTTGTTAAAAGCTCCACGTTTTGAGAAGCGCCACGAGCCGCATGGCCCGGTGCTGCCAGGACATAAAGAGACGTCATCTGTGTCAGTGCCAGTCTGTCAGACCAACCCTTCAGTTCACAGTCTGCACAGAG ACGTCATTGTACAGAAGACTTGTGTGCCGAGTCTTGCAGTGGCGATGCTGCGTAAGCGTCTTCTTTGTCTGGAGGAGCTTCGTATGGACGAGGAAGTGGCCTCCTACACCTCAGGGTCTGTCCCCGCTGCTCCCAGGTATCTCCCCCTTCAGCCCCGCTGTGGGAACCCGCTGGCCTCCATCCTGCACTCCGAAGAGTCCTTT acATTTGTTCCAATTGGTTTCAATCTCTCATTCGGCCCTTCAACTCCACACAGCTCTCCACTGCAGGAGCGATGA